TAAATAAAAATGCATTTCATCGATTATTTATGTTTTTGAACTGATTTTTTAAAAAAAAGTTTGATATTAGCAGTCCCCAAAGATACTAAGTCAAATTAATAGATTTTACCAAATCTACCATAAATTTAAACTTATGAATATTGCAACAAATCTACCTGAACAACCTACTAATGATGAGAGCAAATTCAAAGAAACTCTTAAAGAGAATTTGCAATTTTTTAAAAGTTTAGTTTATTTAACCAAAAAGGTTTTCATGCTATAACCCTTTGGGAATAGCATGAATTAACTTTTTGGTATATTCTTTTTTGGGCGTGCTGTAAATTACGTCGGCATCGTCCAATTCTTCAATTTTTCCTTGGTTCATTACCAATAGTTGGTCGCTCATATACTTAACTACGGCCAAATCGTGCGATATAAAAATATAGGTAAAACCGAAATCTTCTTTCAGCTCATTCAATAAATTCAACACTTGTGCTTGAACCGATATGTCGAGCGCCGAAACTGATTCGTCGCAAACAATTAGTTTAGGTTGTAAAGCGATTGTTCTGGCAATACCAATGCGCTGACGTTGTCCTCCGGAAAATTCATGAGGATAACGGTTAAAATACGCTTCAGATAAGCCCACGCGGTTTAATATGTCAACGGTTTTTTCTTTACGCTCAGCATCAGAGCCATAAAGACCGTGTACTTTCATGGGTTCCATAATGGCCTCGCCAACGGGTATTCGAGGATTTAATGATGAGTAAGGATCTTGAAAAACAATTTGAATTTCTTTACGAAGTTTTCGTGTTTCAGTCTTTGAAAGATTTATAATGTCTTTCCCTTTGTAAAAAATTTTTCCAGCGGTGGCTTTATCAAGTTGAAGGATGGCATTGCCCAAGGTTGACTTTCCGCAGCCTGATTCGCCTACTAAGCCTAAAGTTTCTCCTTTAAACAACTTAAAGCTAACATCGTTTACCGCTTTAAAACCTACAGCTTTTGAAAATAAGCCCGATTTTGAGATATATTCCTTTTCAAGGTTTATAACCTCCAAAAGCGGCGGTTTGCTGTAAATAGCTTTATGGTTCTTTTGGCGTTGTTCTTTAGTAACAATGTCGTTGGAAACAATACCTTTTAAATAATCTTGAATGGTAGGCAGTCTTTTTAATCGCGTATCTAATGATGGTCGCGAATTAATCAATGCTTTGGTGTAGTTGTGTTGTGGGTTTTTAAATATTTCAGAAACTGTGCCTTGTTCAACAATATCGCCTTTATACATCACCAAAACCCGGTTGGCAATTTCAGAAATTAGTGCCAAATCGTGAGTGATAAAAATAATGCTCATTTTGGTGGCTTTCTGCAGGGCTTTTAACAGAGCAATAATCTCCTTTTGAACTGTTACATCGAGTGCGGTAGTGGGCTCGTCCGCAATTAAAATGTTGGGTTTACAGGCAATGGCCATGGCAATCATAACCCGTTGTTTTTGTCCGCCCGATATTTGATGTGGGTAAGTGCTATAAACGCGTTTAGGGTTGGGTAGCTTAACTCTTTCAAAAAGTTGGAGCGTTTCAGTTTTGGCGTCGCTTTTCGATAGATTGGTATGCTGAAATAAAATTTCCTCAACTTGTTTTCCGCAAGTCATTGATGGATTTAAAGAGCTCATAGGCTCTTGAAAAATCATAGCTATTTTGTTGCCTCTTATATTTTGAAACGCTTTGTTTGAAAGTCTAACTAAATTTTGGTTTTGGTAAATGATTTCGCCATTGGAAATGGTCGCTATTTTCTTTGGAAGCAACCCAAGAATAGCCAATGAAGACACCGATTTTCCTGAACCCGATTCGCCCACAATGCCTAGAATTTCATTTTTATTTAGGTGGTACGAAATGTCGTGAATGACTTTATTGTTGCCAAATGAAATAGATAGGTTGTTGATGTTTAGAATTGTGGTTTCCGTCATTTAAATATGAATAATTTCATTGTTGTGCAACAGCTCATTTCCGCGTAAGCGCAGAAATATTTGGGCAACTGCAATAGTGTCTTTTTCGCAGTAAGTAATTATCCGGTCTATTTCCTTGTCCTCATAATAAACACGGTATACTTCGCTGCCATCAATATCGTCTTTGGGTGAGGGAATGCCCAAAACATGGGTAAGCAATTTTAGTGACGTATAGGTTTTGTAATCGCCAAATTTCCAGAGTTCCAAAGTATCCAAATGAGGCACCTCCCAAGGTTTTTTGCCAAATAAATTCAGTTTATATGGCAATTCAATATTGTGAATAATCATGCGGCGCGCAATATATGGAAAGTCAAATTCCTTGCCGTTATGGGCACAAAGCAAGTGTTTGCTTTGGCTGAAATGTGATATGAGGAGATTTTTAAAGTCTTTAAGAATTTTAACTTCAT
This genomic stretch from Flavobacteriaceae bacterium GSB9 harbors:
- a CDS encoding ABC transporter ATP-binding protein, whose product is MTETTILNINNLSISFGNNKVIHDISYHLNKNEILGIVGESGSGKSVSSLAILGLLPKKIATISNGEIIYQNQNLVRLSNKAFQNIRGNKIAMIFQEPMSSLNPSMTCGKQVEEILFQHTNLSKSDAKTETLQLFERVKLPNPKRVYSTYPHQISGGQKQRVMIAMAIACKPNILIADEPTTALDVTVQKEIIALLKALQKATKMSIIFITHDLALISEIANRVLVMYKGDIVEQGTVSEIFKNPQHNYTKALINSRPSLDTRLKRLPTIQDYLKGIVSNDIVTKEQRQKNHKAIYSKPPLLEVINLEKEYISKSGLFSKAVGFKAVNDVSFKLFKGETLGLVGESGCGKSTLGNAILQLDKATAGKIFYKGKDIINLSKTETRKLRKEIQIVFQDPYSSLNPRIPVGEAIMEPMKVHGLYGSDAERKEKTVDILNRVGLSEAYFNRYPHEFSGGQRQRIGIARTIALQPKLIVCDESVSALDISVQAQVLNLLNELKEDFGFTYIFISHDLAVVKYMSDQLLVMNQGKIEELDDADVIYSTPKKEYTKKLIHAIPKGL
- a CDS encoding 3'-5' exonuclease, translating into MISKLNLEDILFLDIETVPEVQNFSDLDETTQALWEQKSQYQRKDDFTAEEFYERAGIWSEFGKIVCISVGYFNILNDLRTFRVTSFYGDEVKILKDFKNLLISHFSQSKHLLCAHNGKEFDFPYIARRMIIHNIELPYKLNLFGKKPWEVPHLDTLELWKFGDYKTYTSLKLLTHVLGIPSPKDDIDGSEVYRVYYEDKEIDRIITYCEKDTIAVAQIFLRLRGNELLHNNEIIHI